Proteins encoded by one window of Triplophysa rosa linkage group LG19, Trosa_1v2, whole genome shotgun sequence:
- the acsl6 gene encoding long-chain-fatty-acid--CoA ligase 6 isoform X2, whose product MEKMQSRDLLLGLQLPELDELGQFIRSLPTSALVGLGAITAVLAYWFATRPRAIIPPCDLRHQSQEVEKEDGARRSMMGSSSKLLSYYHEDAKTMYEVFQRGLHITGDGPFLGSRLPNQPYKWLSYKEVFSRAENLGSGLLSQGCQPNTDQFIGVFAQNRPEWIIAELACYTYSMVVVPLYDTLGPDAIRFIINTAEIATVICDKPEKAKVLLGKIERGETPGLKTIILMDAFDLQLVEEGRRCAVHIQALKDVEALGKEKYRKPVPPGPDDLSIVCFTSGTTGNPKGVMLTHGNVVADFGGFLKVTDKVIFPNQDDVLISFLPLAHMFERLIESVVICHGGRIGFFQGDIRLLPDDMKALRPTIFPVVPRLLNRMYDKIFSQANTSVKRWLLNFAAKRKGAEVSRGVIRCDSIWDKIFFHKIQDSLGGRLRMIITGAAPASPSVLGFLRAALGCQVYEAYGQTECTAGCTFTTPGDWTSGHVGAPLPCNLIKLVDVAEKNYFAAKGEGEICVKGPNVFKGYLKDPVRTTETLDTDGWLHTGDIGKWLPNGTLRIIDRKKHIFKLAQGEYISPEKIENIYIRSEPVAQLYVHGDSLQSCLVGIVVPDPEVFPSWAQKKGFEGCFEELCENKELKKAILDDMVRLGKTSGLHSFEQVKDIRIHKEMFSIQNGLLTPTLKAKRPELKEYFKTEIEQLYSNISM is encoded by the exons ATGGAGAAAATGCAGTCACGGGATCTGCTGCTGGGTCTACAGCTGCCTGAGCTGGATGAGCTGGGACAGTTCATACGATCTCTTCCCACCTCCGCGCTGGTCGGTTTGGGCGCCATCACTGCTGTTCTGGCCTACTGGTTTGCGACACGCCCTCGTGCCATTATTCCACCCTGTGACCTCCGTCACCAGTCGCAGGAAGTAGAG AAGGAAGATGGCGCTCGGAGGTCCATGATGGGCAGCAGCTCAAAGCTGCTCTCTTACTACCACGAAGATGCCAAGACGATGTATGAGGTCTTTCAAAGAGGGCTACACATAACCG GCGATGGACCGTTTTTAGGCTCCAGACTTCCCAATCAGCCCTATAAATGGTTGTCGTACAAAGAG GTCTTCAGCAGGGCCGAGAACTTGGGTTCTGGTTTGCTGTCTCAGGGTTGTCAGCCCAATACTGATCAGTTCATTGGTGTGTTTGCACAAAACAGGCCAGAG TGGATCATAGCAGAGCTGGCATGTTACACATACTCAATGGTGGTGGTGCCGCTGTATGATACTCTGGGACCTGACGCTATACGCTTTATCATTAATACAG CGGAAATCGCCACAGTGATCTGCGACAAACCCGAGAAAGCCAAGGTACTTCTGGGAAAGATTGAGAGAGGAGAAACACCGGGTCTTAAGACCATCATCCTCATGGATGCTTTTGACCTTCAGCTGGTGGAGGAAGGCCGGAGGTGTGCAGTTCATATTCAGGCTCTTAAAGACGTCGAG GCTCTGGGGAAAGAGAAATACAGGAAGCCTGTG CCCCCTGGACCAGATGATCTCTCCATCGTGTGCTTCACCAGCGGCACAACAG GAAATCCAAAGGGAGTGATGCTGACCCACGGGAATGTTGTGGCTGACTTCGGAGGCTTCTTGAAAGTGACGGAT AAAGTCATCTTTCCAAACCAAGATGATGTTCTCATTTCCTTCCTGCCTCTAGCGCACATGTTTGAAAGGTTGATTGAG TCCGTGGTAATCTGTCACGGCGGAAGGATTGGCTTCTTCCAAGGTGACATCCGTCTTCTGCCCGACGACATGAAGGCTCTCCGGCCTACTATCTTCCCGGTGGTCCCTCGTCTCCTGAACCGCATGTATGACAAG ATCTTCAGTCAGGCCAACACCTCGGTGAAACGCTGGCTGCTGAACTTTGCAGCCAAGAGAAAAGGAGCCGAGGTGAGCCGTGGCGTCATCCGCTGCGACAGCATATGGGACAAGATCTTCTTCCATAAGATCCAG GACAGTCTCGGCGGCAGGTTGCGGATGATCATTACGGGAGCGGCTCCGGCCTCTCCATCAGTCCTGGGCTTTCTGAGAGCAGCGCTGGGCTGTCAG GTGTATGAGGCGTACGGTCAGACAGAATGCACAGCCGGATGCACCTTCACCACACCAGGAGACTGGACGTCTG GTCATGTAGGAGCTCCTCTGCCATGCAATCTCATTAAACTGGTGGACGTGGCTGAGAAGAATTACTTCGCTGCTAAAGGAGAAGGAGAG ATTTGTGTGAAAGGCCCAAACGTGTTTAAGGGTTATTTGAAGGACCCTGTGAGGACTACCGAGACCCTGGACACAGATGGGTGGCTTCACACAGGAGACATTGGAAAATGGCTACCG AATGGCACATTGAGGATCATTGACAGAAAGAAGCACATCTTTAAACTAGCTCAAGGCGAATATATTTCTCCAGAGAAAATAGAAAACATCTACATCCGCAGTGAACCCGTGGCTCAGCTCTATGTCCACGGTGACAGCCTGCAG TCGTGTCTGGTCGGAATCGTCGTTCCCGATCCAGAGGTATTTCCTTCATGGGCTCAGAAGAAAGGCTTCGAGGGATGCTTTGAAGAACTGTgtgaaaataaa GAATTGAAGAAAGCTATCTTAGATGATATGGTGCGTTTGGGAAAAACTAGCGGCCTCCATTCATTTGAGCAG GTCAAAGACATACGCATTCATAAAGAAATGTTCTCCATACAAAACGGACTGCTGACCCCCACGTTAAAAGCCAAGCGACCGGAGCTGAAGGAATATTTCAAGACAGAGATCGAACAACTGTACAGCAACATTTCCATGTAA
- the acsl6 gene encoding long-chain-fatty-acid--CoA ligase 6 isoform X1 has protein sequence MLAFALVAGSVWVVLELSSTLMEKMQSRDLLLGLQLPELDELGQFIRSLPTSALVGLGAITAVLAYWFATRPRAIIPPCDLRHQSQEVEKEDGARRSMMGSSSKLLSYYHEDAKTMYEVFQRGLHITGDGPFLGSRLPNQPYKWLSYKEVFSRAENLGSGLLSQGCQPNTDQFIGVFAQNRPEWIIAELACYTYSMVVVPLYDTLGPDAIRFIINTAEIATVICDKPEKAKVLLGKIERGETPGLKTIILMDAFDLQLVEEGRRCAVHIQALKDVEALGKEKYRKPVPPGPDDLSIVCFTSGTTGNPKGVMLTHGNVVADFGGFLKVTDKVIFPNQDDVLISFLPLAHMFERLIESVVICHGGRIGFFQGDIRLLPDDMKALRPTIFPVVPRLLNRMYDKIFSQANTSVKRWLLNFAAKRKGAEVSRGVIRCDSIWDKIFFHKIQDSLGGRLRMIITGAAPASPSVLGFLRAALGCQVYEAYGQTECTAGCTFTTPGDWTSGHVGAPLPCNLIKLVDVAEKNYFAAKGEGEICVKGPNVFKGYLKDPVRTTETLDTDGWLHTGDIGKWLPNGTLRIIDRKKHIFKLAQGEYISPEKIENIYIRSEPVAQLYVHGDSLQSCLVGIVVPDPEVFPSWAQKKGFEGCFEELCENKELKKAILDDMVRLGKTSGLHSFEQVKDIRIHKEMFSIQNGLLTPTLKAKRPELKEYFKTEIEQLYSNISM, from the exons ATGCTCGCCTTCGCTTTAGTTGCTGGCTCTGTCTGGGTTGTGCTCG agctCAGTTCCACGCTTATGGAGAAAATGCAGTCACGGGATCTGCTGCTGGGTCTACAGCTGCCTGAGCTGGATGAGCTGGGACAGTTCATACGATCTCTTCCCACCTCCGCGCTGGTCGGTTTGGGCGCCATCACTGCTGTTCTGGCCTACTGGTTTGCGACACGCCCTCGTGCCATTATTCCACCCTGTGACCTCCGTCACCAGTCGCAGGAAGTAGAG AAGGAAGATGGCGCTCGGAGGTCCATGATGGGCAGCAGCTCAAAGCTGCTCTCTTACTACCACGAAGATGCCAAGACGATGTATGAGGTCTTTCAAAGAGGGCTACACATAACCG GCGATGGACCGTTTTTAGGCTCCAGACTTCCCAATCAGCCCTATAAATGGTTGTCGTACAAAGAG GTCTTCAGCAGGGCCGAGAACTTGGGTTCTGGTTTGCTGTCTCAGGGTTGTCAGCCCAATACTGATCAGTTCATTGGTGTGTTTGCACAAAACAGGCCAGAG TGGATCATAGCAGAGCTGGCATGTTACACATACTCAATGGTGGTGGTGCCGCTGTATGATACTCTGGGACCTGACGCTATACGCTTTATCATTAATACAG CGGAAATCGCCACAGTGATCTGCGACAAACCCGAGAAAGCCAAGGTACTTCTGGGAAAGATTGAGAGAGGAGAAACACCGGGTCTTAAGACCATCATCCTCATGGATGCTTTTGACCTTCAGCTGGTGGAGGAAGGCCGGAGGTGTGCAGTTCATATTCAGGCTCTTAAAGACGTCGAG GCTCTGGGGAAAGAGAAATACAGGAAGCCTGTG CCCCCTGGACCAGATGATCTCTCCATCGTGTGCTTCACCAGCGGCACAACAG GAAATCCAAAGGGAGTGATGCTGACCCACGGGAATGTTGTGGCTGACTTCGGAGGCTTCTTGAAAGTGACGGAT AAAGTCATCTTTCCAAACCAAGATGATGTTCTCATTTCCTTCCTGCCTCTAGCGCACATGTTTGAAAGGTTGATTGAG TCCGTGGTAATCTGTCACGGCGGAAGGATTGGCTTCTTCCAAGGTGACATCCGTCTTCTGCCCGACGACATGAAGGCTCTCCGGCCTACTATCTTCCCGGTGGTCCCTCGTCTCCTGAACCGCATGTATGACAAG ATCTTCAGTCAGGCCAACACCTCGGTGAAACGCTGGCTGCTGAACTTTGCAGCCAAGAGAAAAGGAGCCGAGGTGAGCCGTGGCGTCATCCGCTGCGACAGCATATGGGACAAGATCTTCTTCCATAAGATCCAG GACAGTCTCGGCGGCAGGTTGCGGATGATCATTACGGGAGCGGCTCCGGCCTCTCCATCAGTCCTGGGCTTTCTGAGAGCAGCGCTGGGCTGTCAG GTGTATGAGGCGTACGGTCAGACAGAATGCACAGCCGGATGCACCTTCACCACACCAGGAGACTGGACGTCTG GTCATGTAGGAGCTCCTCTGCCATGCAATCTCATTAAACTGGTGGACGTGGCTGAGAAGAATTACTTCGCTGCTAAAGGAGAAGGAGAG ATTTGTGTGAAAGGCCCAAACGTGTTTAAGGGTTATTTGAAGGACCCTGTGAGGACTACCGAGACCCTGGACACAGATGGGTGGCTTCACACAGGAGACATTGGAAAATGGCTACCG AATGGCACATTGAGGATCATTGACAGAAAGAAGCACATCTTTAAACTAGCTCAAGGCGAATATATTTCTCCAGAGAAAATAGAAAACATCTACATCCGCAGTGAACCCGTGGCTCAGCTCTATGTCCACGGTGACAGCCTGCAG TCGTGTCTGGTCGGAATCGTCGTTCCCGATCCAGAGGTATTTCCTTCATGGGCTCAGAAGAAAGGCTTCGAGGGATGCTTTGAAGAACTGTgtgaaaataaa GAATTGAAGAAAGCTATCTTAGATGATATGGTGCGTTTGGGAAAAACTAGCGGCCTCCATTCATTTGAGCAG GTCAAAGACATACGCATTCATAAAGAAATGTTCTCCATACAAAACGGACTGCTGACCCCCACGTTAAAAGCCAAGCGACCGGAGCTGAAGGAATATTTCAAGACAGAGATCGAACAACTGTACAGCAACATTTCCATGTAA